One window of the Amycolatopsis mediterranei genome contains the following:
- a CDS encoding LysR family transcriptional regulator, with amino-acid sequence MELRQLAVVVAVAEEGGFTAAAQRLRTVQSTVSTVVRALERDLGTPLFHRTTHRVVLTPAGEAFVPAARAALDAAERARAAVSPLTGRVRLGVCPGLLADLHRTLSRLRHTHPGLTLEVRQLPPEQVRCELAESTVDVALTLAPGGGRPEPSADAVRARHNSAPPAEPVTTRLAADELVVVTAPGGSSSVPADVSGLSLVDFPVGWAIRDAVDRAFPRRPGSLEVDDLAVAAGLVRAGLAACLLPASAAARFPDLTVRRFERPVPWQLAAVHRAEAGPAVAAVVAQLG; translated from the coding sequence ATGGAGCTGCGCCAGCTGGCGGTGGTGGTGGCGGTCGCCGAGGAGGGCGGCTTCACGGCGGCCGCGCAGCGCCTGCGGACGGTTCAGTCGACGGTGTCCACGGTGGTCCGGGCGCTGGAGCGGGACCTGGGCACCCCGCTGTTCCACCGCACGACGCACCGGGTGGTCCTGACCCCGGCGGGCGAGGCGTTCGTCCCGGCCGCACGGGCGGCCCTCGATGCGGCCGAGCGAGCCCGCGCGGCGGTGTCCCCGCTGACCGGCCGGGTCCGGCTCGGGGTGTGCCCGGGCTTGCTGGCGGACCTGCACCGGACACTGTCCCGGCTGCGGCACACGCACCCGGGCCTGACGCTGGAGGTCCGCCAGCTGCCGCCGGAGCAGGTGCGCTGCGAGCTGGCCGAGTCCACTGTGGATGTGGCGTTGACGCTGGCTCCCGGCGGCGGCCGCCCCGAGCCTTCGGCCGACGCTGTCCGGGCACGCCACAACTCCGCGCCACCCGCCGAACCGGTTACCACCCGGCTGGCCGCCGACGAGCTGGTCGTCGTCACCGCGCCCGGCGGCTCGAGCTCGGTCCCCGCCGATGTCTCCGGACTGTCCCTGGTGGACTTCCCGGTGGGCTGGGCGATCCGCGACGCCGTCGACCGTGCCTTTCCCCGGCGGCCGGGCTCGCTGGAAGTCGATGATCTCGCCGTGGCCGCCGGGCTCGTGCGGGCCGGGCTCGCCGCCTGCCTCCTGCCCGCCTCCGCCGCCGCGCGGTTTCCCGACCTCACCGTGCGGCGGTTCGAGCGCCCCGTTCCGTGGCAGCTCGCCGCCGTGCACCGGGCCGAGGCCGGCCCCGCCGTCGCGGCCGTCGTGGCTCAGCTCGGCTGA
- the sucD gene encoding succinate--CoA ligase subunit alpha produces the protein MAIFLDENSRIVVSGITGSEGAKHTRRMLAAGTNVVGGVNPRKAGQQVELSGRSLPVFGSVADSTAATGADVCVLFVPPPFVADAVIEAVDAGIGLAVVIAEGVPVHDSARLWAHAVAAGGRTRIIGPNCPGIISPGRSNAGIIPADITGPGRIGLVSKSGTLTYQLMHELRDIGFSTCVGIGGDPIIGTTHIDAVEAFEKDPETDLIVLIGEIGGDAEERAAEFVRANVSKPVVGYVAGFTAPEGKTMGHAGAIVSGSAGTAAAKKEALEAAGIRVGRTPSETAALAREVLAR, from the coding sequence GTGGCCATCTTCCTGGACGAGAACAGCCGGATCGTCGTTTCGGGCATCACCGGCTCCGAAGGGGCGAAGCACACCCGGCGGATGCTGGCCGCCGGGACGAACGTCGTCGGCGGCGTCAACCCCCGCAAGGCCGGGCAGCAGGTGGAGCTTTCCGGTCGTTCGCTGCCGGTGTTCGGCAGCGTCGCGGACTCGACGGCGGCCACCGGCGCGGACGTCTGCGTGCTGTTCGTGCCGCCGCCGTTCGTGGCCGACGCCGTGATCGAAGCGGTGGACGCCGGGATCGGGCTCGCGGTGGTGATCGCCGAAGGCGTCCCGGTGCACGACAGCGCGCGGCTGTGGGCGCACGCCGTCGCGGCCGGCGGGCGGACCCGGATCATCGGCCCGAACTGCCCGGGCATCATCTCCCCCGGCCGCTCGAACGCCGGGATCATCCCGGCCGACATCACCGGGCCGGGCCGGATCGGCCTGGTGTCGAAGTCCGGCACGCTGACCTACCAGCTCATGCACGAGCTGCGCGACATCGGGTTCTCGACCTGCGTGGGCATCGGCGGCGACCCGATCATCGGCACCACGCACATCGACGCGGTCGAGGCGTTCGAAAAGGACCCGGAGACCGACCTGATCGTGCTGATCGGCGAGATCGGCGGCGACGCCGAGGAGCGGGCCGCGGAATTCGTGCGCGCCAACGTGTCGAAGCCGGTCGTCGGGTACGTGGCGGGCTTCACGGCCCCGGAAGGCAAGACGATGGGCCACGCGGGCGCGATCGTGTCGGGATCGGCGGGAACGGCCGCGGCGAAGAAGGAAGCGTTGGAGGCAGCGGGAATCCGGGTCGGGCGCACGCCGAGCGAGACGGCGGCGCTGGCGCGCGAGGTCCTCGCCCGGTGA
- the sucC gene encoding ADP-forming succinate--CoA ligase subunit beta produces the protein MDLFEHEARELFEKHGVPVPRGRVAADPAAARAAAVALGAPVVIKAQVKTGGRGKAGGVRVVHTADDAEQAADDILGMDIKGHRVHRVLVTEASEIADEYYLSFLLDRAGRTFLAMASAEGGMDIEEVAATRPDALVRVPVDPLAGIDATAVAAAFPADVRAEVAGVVEKLWEVFAAEDCTLVEVNPLALTATGIVALDGKITLDDNAAFRRSSAFDDTSDGDPLEREARAKGLNYVKLDGDIGVIGNGAGLVMSTLDVVAAAAEAGARGPANFLDIGGGASAQVMVDGLTVILGDPQVRSVFVNVFGGITACDAVATGIVRSVEVLGSRATKPLVVRLDGNNVTEGRRILAEAAHPLVTVVATMDDAAREAAKLAIAEG, from the coding sequence ATGGACCTGTTCGAACACGAAGCCCGCGAGCTCTTCGAAAAGCACGGCGTACCGGTCCCCCGCGGCCGGGTCGCCGCCGATCCGGCCGCGGCTCGGGCCGCCGCGGTCGCCCTCGGCGCCCCGGTGGTGATCAAGGCCCAGGTGAAGACGGGCGGGCGCGGCAAGGCGGGCGGCGTCCGCGTGGTGCACACGGCCGACGACGCCGAGCAGGCCGCCGACGACATCCTCGGCATGGACATCAAGGGCCACCGCGTGCACCGCGTCCTGGTCACCGAGGCGAGCGAGATCGCGGACGAGTACTACCTCTCCTTCCTGCTCGACCGGGCCGGGCGCACGTTCCTCGCCATGGCGTCGGCCGAAGGCGGGATGGACATCGAGGAAGTCGCGGCGACCCGGCCCGACGCCTTGGTCCGGGTGCCGGTGGATCCGCTGGCCGGGATCGACGCGACGGCTGTCGCGGCCGCGTTCCCCGCCGATGTCCGCGCCGAAGTCGCGGGGGTCGTCGAGAAGCTGTGGGAGGTGTTCGCCGCCGAGGACTGCACGCTCGTCGAGGTCAACCCGCTGGCGCTCACGGCGACCGGAATCGTCGCGCTGGACGGCAAGATCACCCTGGACGACAATGCCGCGTTCCGCCGTTCTTCGGCCTTTGACGACACTTCGGACGGTGATCCGCTGGAGCGCGAGGCCCGGGCGAAGGGCCTCAACTACGTCAAGCTCGACGGCGACATCGGCGTGATCGGCAACGGCGCCGGGCTGGTGATGTCCACTTTGGACGTGGTGGCGGCCGCGGCCGAAGCGGGCGCGCGGGGGCCGGCGAACTTCCTCGACATCGGCGGCGGGGCGTCGGCGCAGGTGATGGTCGACGGGCTGACCGTGATCCTCGGCGACCCGCAGGTGCGCAGCGTGTTCGTCAACGTCTTCGGCGGCATCACCGCGTGCGACGCCGTGGCGACCGGGATCGTGCGGTCAGTGGAGGTCCTGGGTTCGCGGGCCACCAAGCCGCTGGTGGTCCGGCTCGACGGGAACAACGTCACCGAAGGCAGGCGGATCCTCGCCGAAGCCGCCCATCCCCTGGTCACCGTGGTGGCCACCATGGACGATGCCGCCCGCGAGGCGGCGAAGCTCGCGATCGCGGAGGGCTGA
- a CDS encoding thiamine pyrophosphate-binding protein: MALTTTGTTAGESAAATNGAEPPPAGISGGHLVAKALKAEGVDTIFTLCGGHIIDIYDGCVDEGIEVIDVRHEQVAAHAADGYARITGKPGCAVVTAGPGTTDAVTGIANALRAESPMLLIGGQGALTQHKMGSLQDLPHVDMMTPITKFAATVPHTARVADLVSMAFREAYAGAPGPSFLEIPRDVLDARVPLEQARIPEAGRYRASTKNAGDPADVEKLADLLVHAKKPAILLGSQVWTTRATGPATELVRTLNIPAYMNGAGRGTLPPGDPHHFQLSRRYAFDNADVIVIVGTPFDFRMGYGKRLSKDAAVVQIDLDYRTVGKNRDIDLGIVGDAGQVLAAVAEAASGRTDNGAVGRKAWLEELQAVEEKAKQKRLPLQHSDARPIHPYRLVHEINEFLTEDSIYIGDGGDIVTFSGQVVQPKSPGHWMDPGPLGTLGVGIPFVLAAKHARPDADVVALFGDGAFSLTGWDFETLVRFDLPFVGIVGNNSSMNQIRYGQASKYGLPRERVGNTLGDVRYDEFARMLGGHGEEVRDPADIGPALLRARESGKPSLINVWVDPDVYAPGTMNQTMYK; the protein is encoded by the coding sequence ATGGCGCTGACCACGACCGGCACCACCGCGGGGGAGAGTGCCGCAGCGACGAACGGCGCCGAGCCCCCGCCCGCCGGCATATCCGGCGGCCACCTGGTGGCCAAGGCGCTGAAGGCCGAGGGGGTCGACACGATCTTCACCCTGTGCGGCGGCCACATCATCGACATCTACGACGGCTGCGTCGACGAAGGCATCGAGGTCATCGACGTCCGCCACGAACAGGTCGCGGCGCACGCGGCCGACGGCTACGCGCGGATCACCGGCAAGCCCGGCTGCGCGGTGGTCACCGCCGGGCCGGGTACCACCGACGCCGTCACCGGGATCGCGAACGCGCTGCGCGCCGAGAGCCCGATGCTGCTGATCGGCGGCCAGGGCGCGCTGACCCAGCACAAGATGGGGTCCCTGCAGGACCTCCCGCACGTGGACATGATGACGCCGATCACCAAGTTCGCCGCCACCGTGCCGCACACCGCCCGCGTGGCCGACCTCGTGAGCATGGCCTTCCGCGAGGCCTACGCCGGCGCGCCGGGACCGTCCTTCCTGGAGATCCCGCGTGACGTCCTGGACGCGCGGGTCCCGCTGGAGCAGGCACGCATCCCCGAAGCCGGCCGCTACCGGGCGTCGACGAAGAACGCGGGTGACCCCGCGGACGTCGAGAAGCTTGCCGACCTGCTCGTCCACGCCAAGAAGCCGGCCATCCTGCTCGGCAGCCAGGTCTGGACCACCCGGGCGACCGGCCCGGCGACCGAGCTCGTCCGGACGCTGAACATCCCGGCGTACATGAACGGCGCCGGCCGCGGCACGCTGCCGCCGGGCGACCCGCACCACTTCCAGCTTTCGCGCCGGTACGCCTTCGACAACGCCGACGTCATCGTCATCGTCGGCACCCCGTTCGACTTCCGGATGGGCTACGGCAAGCGGCTGTCGAAGGACGCCGCCGTCGTCCAGATCGACCTCGACTACCGCACGGTCGGCAAGAACCGCGACATCGACCTCGGCATCGTCGGCGACGCCGGCCAGGTCCTCGCCGCCGTCGCCGAGGCCGCTTCCGGCCGCACCGACAACGGCGCCGTCGGCCGCAAGGCCTGGCTCGAAGAACTCCAGGCCGTGGAAGAAAAGGCAAAGCAGAAGCGGCTGCCGCTGCAGCACTCCGACGCGCGCCCGATCCACCCGTACCGGCTGGTCCACGAGATCAACGAGTTCCTCACCGAGGACTCGATCTACATCGGCGACGGTGGTGACATCGTCACCTTCTCCGGCCAGGTCGTCCAGCCGAAGTCGCCCGGCCACTGGATGGACCCCGGTCCACTCGGGACACTCGGCGTCGGCATCCCGTTCGTCCTGGCCGCCAAGCACGCCCGCCCGGACGCCGACGTCGTCGCCCTCTTCGGCGACGGCGCCTTCAGCCTCACCGGCTGGGACTTCGAGACACTCGTCCGGTTCGACCTGCCGTTCGTCGGGATCGTCGGCAACAACTCCTCGATGAACCAGATCCGCTACGGCCAGGCCTCGAAGTACGGCCTGCCGCGTGAGCGTGTCGGCAACACCCTCGGCGACGTCCGCTACGACGAGTTCGCGCGGATGCTCGGCGGCCACGGCGAGGAGGTCCGCGATCCGGCCGACATCGGGCCGGCGCTGCTGCGGGCCCGGGAGTCCGGCAAGCCGTCGCTGATCAACGTCTGGGTCGATCCCGACGTCTACGCCCCCGGAACCATGAACCAGACCATGTACAAGTGA
- the frc gene encoding formyl-CoA transferase, with protein sequence MGKALEGVRVLDMTHVQSGPSSTQLLAWLGADVIKLETPGRGDITRGQLRDLPGVDSLYFTMLNANKRSITLNMKSDGGKEIFEKLVSGVDILVENFGPGVVDRFGYPWEKLAALNPRLVYASIKGFGPGRYADFKAYEVVAQAMGGAMSTTGFEDGPPTATGAQIGDSGTGIHLVAAILAALYQRTSTGRGQRVQVAMQDAVLNLCRVKLRDQQRLAHGPLGEYPNDQFGDEVPRSGNASGGGQPGWAVRCAPGGPNDYIYVIVQPPGWAPLARLIGRAELADDPAWATPEVRLSKLDKMFALVEEWTEKHTKWEVMEKLNACNIPCGPILSTKELIEDETLAELGSVVEVPHPERGTFKTVGCPLKLSDSPVEIERPPLLGEHNDEVLAELGYGEADLDKFRAAGVI encoded by the coding sequence ATGGGTAAGGCACTGGAGGGCGTCCGCGTCCTCGACATGACGCACGTGCAGTCCGGTCCGTCGTCGACGCAGCTGCTCGCCTGGCTCGGCGCGGACGTGATCAAGCTGGAAACCCCCGGCCGCGGCGACATCACCCGCGGGCAGCTGCGCGACCTGCCCGGGGTCGACAGTCTCTACTTCACGATGCTGAACGCCAACAAGCGCAGCATCACGCTCAACATGAAGAGCGACGGGGGCAAGGAAATCTTCGAGAAGCTCGTGTCCGGAGTGGACATCCTGGTGGAGAACTTCGGCCCCGGGGTCGTCGACCGGTTCGGCTACCCGTGGGAAAAGCTGGCCGCCCTCAACCCGAGGCTGGTCTACGCCTCGATCAAAGGGTTCGGCCCCGGCCGCTACGCCGACTTCAAGGCGTACGAAGTGGTCGCGCAGGCCATGGGCGGCGCGATGAGCACCACCGGGTTCGAGGACGGGCCGCCGACCGCGACCGGCGCGCAGATCGGCGACTCCGGCACCGGCATCCACCTGGTGGCCGCGATTCTCGCCGCGCTCTACCAGCGGACTTCGACGGGCCGCGGCCAGCGCGTCCAGGTCGCCATGCAGGACGCCGTGCTCAACCTGTGCCGGGTCAAGCTGCGTGACCAGCAGCGGCTGGCCCACGGCCCGCTGGGGGAGTACCCGAACGACCAGTTCGGCGACGAAGTCCCGCGCTCGGGCAACGCCTCCGGCGGTGGCCAGCCCGGCTGGGCGGTCAGGTGCGCGCCCGGCGGGCCGAACGACTACATCTACGTGATCGTCCAGCCGCCCGGCTGGGCGCCGCTCGCCCGGTTGATCGGCAGAGCGGAGCTGGCCGACGACCCGGCGTGGGCCACCCCCGAGGTCCGGCTGTCCAAACTGGACAAGATGTTCGCGCTCGTCGAGGAGTGGACCGAGAAGCACACGAAGTGGGAAGTGATGGAGAAGCTGAACGCCTGCAACATCCCTTGTGGACCGATCCTGTCCACGAAGGAATTGATCGAGGACGAGACTCTCGCCGAGCTCGGCTCGGTCGTCGAGGTCCCGCACCCCGAGCGTGGCACCTTCAAGACCGTCGGCTGCCCGCTCAAGCTGTCCGACTCGCCGGTGGAGATCGAACGGCCGCCGCTGCTCGGCGAACACAACGACGAGGTGCTGGCCGAACTCGGCTACGGTGAGGCGGACCTCGACAAGTTCCGCGCGGCGGGGGTGATCTGA
- a CDS encoding acetate--CoA ligase family protein: MPDRATVEKILAQAAAEGRSSLTAPEGRAVCEAYGIPTPAERLAATAEEAVAHAGDIGLPVVLKIVSPDILHKTEAGGVLVGLKDTEAVKAGFEKIVENAKAYDADARILGVQVQRMLTEGHEVIIGSVTDPTFGKIVAFGLGGILVEVLKDVTFRLAPTSTAEALSMIDGIQSAEILRGVRGSAPVDRAALAAVITGLGQLVADFPQLSEVDLNPVLATASGATAVDVRILVDPDAAKEPHRFTQEEILASMNRIMKPASVAVIGASAEAGKIGNSVLKNLVNGGYAGEIHPINPKAAEILDRKAYASITDVPGDVDVAVFAIPAKFVPAALEEAGEKGVAGAILIPSGFGETGNIALQDEVVAIARKHGVRILGPNIYGYYYTPENLSATFCTPYDVKGGVALSSQSGGIGMAILGFSRSAKMGVSSIVGVGNKADLDEDDLLTFCEQDDNTELIAMHLEDLKDGRAFAETAKRVSQRKPVVVLKAGRTSQGARAASSHTGALAGNDKVYDDILRQSGVIRAPGLNDMLEYARGIPLLPTPQGENVVIITGAGGSGVLLSDACVDNGLDLMAIPPDLDAAFRQFIPPFGAAGNPVDITGGEPPSTYRNTIALGLEDDRIHALILGYWHTIVTPPMVFAELVAEVVAEYRAKGIHKPVVASLSGDVEVEEASDYLYDRGVVAYPYTTEKPVAVLGAKYRWARAAGLL, from the coding sequence GTGCCGGATCGCGCGACGGTCGAGAAGATCCTCGCCCAGGCGGCGGCCGAAGGCCGGTCGTCGCTGACCGCGCCCGAGGGGCGTGCGGTCTGCGAGGCCTACGGTATCCCGACGCCGGCCGAGCGGCTGGCCGCGACGGCCGAAGAGGCCGTGGCCCACGCCGGAGACATCGGGCTGCCGGTGGTGCTCAAGATCGTCTCGCCCGACATCCTGCACAAGACCGAGGCCGGCGGGGTGCTCGTCGGGCTGAAGGACACCGAAGCGGTGAAGGCGGGCTTCGAGAAGATCGTCGAGAACGCGAAGGCATATGACGCCGACGCGCGGATCCTCGGCGTCCAGGTGCAGCGGATGCTCACCGAGGGCCACGAGGTGATCATCGGCTCGGTCACCGACCCGACGTTCGGCAAGATCGTCGCGTTCGGCCTCGGCGGCATCCTGGTCGAGGTGCTCAAGGACGTCACGTTCCGGCTCGCGCCGACGAGCACGGCGGAAGCGCTGTCGATGATCGACGGTATCCAGTCGGCCGAAATCCTGCGCGGAGTCCGCGGCTCGGCTCCCGTCGACCGTGCCGCGCTCGCCGCGGTGATCACCGGGCTCGGGCAGCTGGTGGCCGACTTCCCGCAGCTGTCCGAGGTGGACCTCAACCCGGTGCTCGCCACGGCGAGCGGGGCCACCGCGGTCGACGTCCGGATCCTGGTCGACCCGGACGCGGCCAAGGAGCCGCACCGGTTCACCCAGGAGGAGATCCTCGCCTCCATGAACCGGATCATGAAACCGGCCTCGGTGGCCGTCATCGGCGCGTCGGCCGAAGCCGGGAAGATCGGCAACTCGGTGCTGAAGAACCTGGTCAACGGCGGGTACGCGGGGGAAATCCACCCGATCAACCCCAAGGCCGCCGAGATCCTCGACCGCAAGGCCTACGCGAGCATCACCGACGTGCCGGGCGACGTCGACGTCGCGGTGTTCGCCATCCCGGCGAAGTTCGTCCCCGCGGCGCTCGAGGAAGCCGGCGAGAAGGGCGTGGCCGGCGCGATCCTCATCCCGTCCGGCTTCGGCGAGACCGGCAACATCGCCCTGCAGGACGAGGTCGTCGCGATCGCCCGCAAGCACGGCGTCCGCATCCTCGGGCCGAACATCTACGGCTACTACTACACGCCGGAAAACCTGTCGGCGACATTCTGTACACCGTATGACGTCAAGGGCGGTGTCGCCCTGTCCTCGCAGAGCGGCGGCATCGGGATGGCGATCCTCGGCTTCAGCCGGTCGGCGAAGATGGGCGTCTCCTCGATCGTCGGCGTCGGCAACAAGGCCGACCTCGACGAAGACGACCTGCTCACCTTCTGCGAGCAGGACGACAACACCGAGCTCATCGCGATGCACCTCGAGGACCTCAAGGACGGCCGGGCGTTCGCGGAGACGGCCAAGCGGGTGTCGCAGCGGAAGCCGGTCGTGGTGCTCAAGGCCGGCCGGACGTCCCAGGGCGCCAGGGCGGCGAGCTCGCACACCGGTGCGCTCGCCGGCAACGACAAGGTCTACGACGACATCCTGCGCCAGAGCGGGGTGATCCGGGCGCCCGGGCTGAACGACATGCTCGAATACGCCCGCGGCATCCCGCTGCTGCCGACGCCGCAGGGCGAGAACGTCGTCATCATCACCGGCGCGGGCGGCTCGGGCGTGCTGCTCTCGGACGCCTGCGTCGACAACGGGCTCGACCTGATGGCGATCCCGCCTGACCTGGACGCGGCGTTCCGGCAGTTCATCCCGCCCTTCGGCGCGGCCGGCAACCCGGTGGACATCACCGGCGGCGAACCGCCTTCGACCTACCGCAACACGATCGCCCTCGGCCTCGAGGACGACCGCATCCACGCCCTGATCCTGGGCTACTGGCACACCATCGTCACGCCGCCGATGGTGTTCGCGGAACTGGTCGCCGAGGTGGTCGCGGAGTACCGCGCGAAGGGGATCCACAAGCCTGTTGTCGCGTCCCTGTCCGGTGACGTCGAAGTCGAGGAGGCGAGCGACTACTTGTACGACCGCGGCGTCGTCGCGTACCCGTACACGACCGAGAAGCCCGTGGCGGTGCTCGGCGCGAAGTACCGCTGGGCGCGGGCCGCTGGCCTGCTCTGA